A window from Dethiosulfovibrio russensis encodes these proteins:
- a CDS encoding methylglyoxal synthase gives MEAVKKLALVAHDSRKKDLIRWAKRHREQLAAHRLCSTGTTGALLEAALGLPIDKLKSGPLGGDQQLGARIACERLDAIVFLWDPLNTQAHDSDIKALLRIATLYNIPMACNMASADFLFSSPLISLPYDNEHRDFDAHQQARNEAVIEEYLKEEER, from the coding sequence TTGGAAGCAGTCAAGAAACTCGCCCTAGTGGCCCACGACAGCAGGAAAAAGGACCTGATACGATGGGCTAAAAGACACAGGGAGCAGCTGGCGGCTCATCGGCTATGCTCCACCGGAACGACCGGAGCCCTTCTGGAGGCGGCGTTGGGTCTTCCGATAGACAAGCTGAAATCGGGACCTCTCGGAGGAGATCAGCAGCTCGGAGCCAGAATAGCCTGCGAGAGGCTGGACGCCATCGTTTTTCTGTGGGACCCGCTCAACACCCAGGCCCACGATTCGGACATAAAGGCACTGCTGCGCATAGCGACCTTATACAACATCCCCATGGCCTGCAACATGGCCTCGGCGGACTTCCTATTCTCCTCGCCTCTGATATCCCTGCCATACGACAACGAACACAGGGATTTCGACGCCCATCAGCAGGCGAGAAACGAGGCTGTCATAGAGGAATACCTGAAGGAGGAAGAACGATGA
- a CDS encoding methyl-accepting chemotaxis protein: MKRGGLMPLSLFGKSEARRPSIETAHSPAEDDRSIERLSLSIRAQGLSEDLEALVSDGSGSMDKVGEHADGIAESLCELDRITGRLSEEVTKIGELHHGSAEILKEIAQGGASVREKAEKNRDLAVDTEKANERVDTTARALGEAIEKMVSVSGDIGRFVNVIAGVATQTNLLALNAAIEAARAGEHGRGFAVVAEEVRKLAEESSLAAKQIGDLAHSIEELAQRGQERISEADRSVSEAGKQARESRLNLESMLDDLVKVQNSLETASSNVNDQAEGVENFVASLQETASVVTQESVRVESLAAAIGEQRVIMRCLEKRTTELSPIARDLEREELSLDGYPSVRSILDDGRLKVAMLDTDYGLFHFDLHGSPKGFDVDLSRAIAERIGVPLEIVPVPQGNGEAGTRSGILNRGLWGKAVHIMASAVTKTVERGEKVLFSPLSFASGQCAVSTSDRELTHLRDLRGKTLAVHGGLTGSDLARELFPDGRIIEKDNWDDIFQAVKAGEADGAIVETPVFLQYGSNDPSLVMVGSQMDRENYGVVMPLTTSSDLYDLIAKVVKEKRDELERRWFGKDLQKS; the protein is encoded by the coding sequence ATGAAAAGAGGAGGACTCATGCCGCTAAGTCTCTTCGGAAAATCGGAGGCAAGACGCCCATCGATCGAGACGGCACACAGCCCCGCCGAAGACGACCGATCCATAGAGAGGCTATCCCTCTCCATAAGAGCTCAGGGCCTCTCGGAGGACCTGGAGGCCCTGGTCTCCGACGGCAGCGGTTCCATGGACAAAGTGGGAGAACACGCCGACGGAATAGCCGAGTCCCTCTGCGAGCTGGACCGCATAACGGGACGACTTAGCGAAGAGGTAACGAAAATAGGCGAACTGCATCACGGCTCCGCCGAGATACTGAAGGAGATAGCCCAAGGAGGCGCCTCCGTAAGGGAGAAGGCGGAGAAGAACAGGGATCTCGCCGTCGACACGGAGAAGGCCAACGAAAGGGTCGATACGACCGCCAGGGCGCTGGGCGAGGCTATAGAGAAGATGGTCTCCGTCAGCGGAGACATAGGCCGTTTCGTAAACGTCATAGCAGGGGTCGCCACCCAGACCAACCTGTTGGCCCTCAACGCCGCCATAGAGGCCGCCAGGGCGGGAGAACACGGAAGAGGCTTCGCCGTCGTAGCCGAGGAAGTTAGAAAGCTGGCGGAGGAATCCTCCCTGGCTGCCAAGCAGATCGGCGATCTGGCCCACTCCATAGAGGAACTGGCCCAAAGGGGACAGGAAAGGATCTCCGAGGCGGATCGATCCGTGTCGGAGGCTGGAAAACAGGCCAGAGAGAGCAGACTCAACCTGGAGTCCATGCTGGACGATCTGGTTAAGGTGCAAAACAGCCTGGAAACCGCGTCCTCCAACGTGAACGACCAAGCCGAAGGAGTTGAGAACTTCGTGGCGTCCCTCCAGGAAACCGCATCGGTAGTGACCCAGGAATCGGTCAGGGTCGAGTCTCTCGCCGCCGCCATAGGAGAACAACGGGTCATAATGAGGTGCCTGGAGAAGAGGACCACGGAGCTGAGCCCCATCGCCCGAGACCTGGAGAGAGAGGAACTCTCCCTAGATGGATATCCTTCGGTGAGATCGATATTGGACGACGGAAGGCTCAAGGTGGCCATGCTGGACACCGACTACGGCCTGTTCCACTTCGACCTGCACGGCAGCCCTAAGGGATTCGACGTCGATCTGTCCCGCGCAATAGCGGAGAGGATAGGCGTACCACTGGAGATAGTGCCGGTTCCCCAGGGAAACGGCGAGGCCGGAACCAGGTCGGGGATACTGAACCGAGGCCTCTGGGGAAAGGCCGTCCACATCATGGCATCCGCCGTGACCAAGACGGTAGAAAGAGGCGAAAAGGTCCTGTTCTCGCCCCTTTCCTTCGCCAGCGGCCAGTGCGCCGTATCCACCTCTGACAGAGAACTGACCCATCTGAGAGACCTCAGGGGCAAGACCCTGGCGGTTCACGGAGGACTCACCGGATCCGACCTGGCCCGGGAACTATTCCCCGACGGCAGAATCATCGAGAAGGACAATTGGGACGACATCTTCCAGGCGGTGAAAGCAGGCGAGGCCGACGGCGCCATAGTCGAGACGCCGGTCTTCCTCCAATACGGATCTAACGACCCATCTCTCGTCATGGTGGGATCCCAGATGGACCGGGAAAACTACGGGGTGGTCATGCCTCTGACGACCTCCTCGGATCTGTATGACCTTATAGCCAAAGTGGTAAAGGAAAAGCGAGACGAACTGGAACGCCGCTGGTTCGGAAAGGACTTGCAAAAAAGTTAG